A single Candidatus Tectomicrobia bacterium DNA region contains:
- a CDS encoding carbon-nitrogen hydrolase: MKFLAALAQIGPTLGNLEANFAMFEASVRSARRKGAELLVFPELSLTGYFLKDMVPDVAERPGGELLKRVAALSEEVALVVGFVEESARHAFYNAAAYFEGGKLVHLHRKIYLPTYGLFDEHRYVGAGSQMRAFETRFGRAAILVCEDAWHPSLAYVAALDGADLLFVPSASPARGPHRRKGAGPAPGKGATLSIQRTWQSLTRAYATAFNQYVFFANRVGYEDGIHFWGGSEVIAPSGEAAASAPLGKPHLLLAGVDTAEVRRSRVASPTLRDENPILVLRELRRIEARKE; this comes from the coding sequence ATGAAGTTCCTGGCCGCGCTGGCCCAGATCGGCCCCACCCTCGGGAACCTCGAGGCGAACTTCGCGATGTTCGAGGCGTCCGTCCGGAGCGCGAGGCGCAAGGGGGCGGAGCTGCTCGTCTTCCCGGAGCTCTCCCTGACGGGGTATTTCCTGAAGGACATGGTGCCCGACGTGGCCGAGCGGCCGGGCGGGGAGCTCCTCAAGCGCGTGGCCGCGCTGAGCGAGGAGGTGGCGCTCGTGGTGGGCTTCGTCGAGGAGTCGGCGCGCCACGCCTTCTACAACGCGGCGGCCTACTTCGAGGGCGGCAAGCTCGTCCATCTCCACCGCAAGATCTACCTCCCCACCTACGGCCTCTTCGACGAGCACCGCTACGTGGGGGCGGGGAGCCAGATGCGCGCCTTCGAGACGCGCTTCGGGCGGGCGGCCATCCTGGTCTGCGAGGACGCCTGGCACCCCAGCCTGGCCTACGTCGCCGCGCTGGACGGGGCGGACCTCCTCTTCGTGCCCTCGGCCAGCCCGGCGCGGGGCCCCCACCGCCGGAAGGGGGCGGGCCCGGCCCCGGGCAAGGGGGCCACCCTCTCCATCCAGCGCACCTGGCAGTCCCTCACCCGCGCCTACGCGACCGCCTTCAACCAGTACGTCTTCTTCGCCAACCGGGTGGGCTACGAGGACGGCATCCACTTCTGGGGGGGCTCGGAGGTCATCGCCCCCTCGGGCGAGGCCGCCGCCTCGGCCCCCCTCGGGAAGCCCCACCTCCTCCTCGCAGGGGTGGACACGGCCGAGGTGCGCCGCTCCCGCGTCGCCTCCCCCACCCTGCGCGACGAGAACCCGATCCTCGTCCTCCGCGAGCTCCGCCGCATCGAAGCCCGAAAAGAGTAG
- a CDS encoding HAMP domain-containing protein, producing the protein MPPLLGERATQRFARLGLRARLLMLVGAALVPALGVILYSGLKHRATEIAGARERASHLVRAVSAGHEEAILQTRLLLDMLSRLPEVRGKDAPACSALFAGLIKRFPRYLNLGVAGPDGLIWCSGLPMAQPVDASHREYFRRAMATGGFASGGYQIGTITQRPSINFGQAYYGASPGIEGVMFAALDLAWLAGAADRVLLPPGGQFALVDREGRALARIPETQVGERLAHAPFIQRMAAEGRTVAERTGKDGVRWLTALARTGARIDGIYAVVDIPLPAALEEANRVFLRSLLALGFIALLAFAAAWAGGEWFVRRPIGSLLAGARRMAAGDLKARTGLPHEGTELNRLAGAFDRMADSLEASAKENQRNQDIVFRSEKLSTMGVLLAGATHEILNPANIIGLHAQRLIRDNAEGSMEHKSGEVMWASVQRITDICGGLRRFSRDDAPKSEPIAPSQVADDCLQLLAHKLRLASVRVEREFEDGEARVLGDRNRFMQIFLNLISNAVDAMPGSGTLTVRTSVVEEEGRRWWEGRFLDTGAGIPAEVMLKIFEPFFTTKPEDQGTGLGLPVSRQIAEAHGGRLWAESPPGMGAVFVVRFPLAEG; encoded by the coding sequence GTGCCACCATTGCTGGGGGAGCGGGCGACGCAGCGGTTCGCCCGCCTAGGCCTCCGCGCCCGCCTCCTGATGCTGGTGGGGGCCGCCCTCGTCCCGGCCCTGGGCGTCATCCTCTACAGCGGGCTCAAGCACCGCGCCACCGAGATCGCCGGCGCCCGGGAGCGCGCCAGCCACCTCGTCCGGGCGGTTTCCGCCGGACACGAGGAGGCGATCCTCCAAACCCGCCTTCTCCTGGACATGCTGTCCCGGCTCCCCGAGGTCCGAGGCAAGGACGCCCCGGCCTGCTCCGCCCTCTTCGCCGGCCTCATCAAGCGCTTCCCCCGCTACCTCAACCTCGGCGTGGCCGGGCCGGACGGCCTCATCTGGTGCAGCGGCCTCCCGATGGCGCAGCCGGTGGACGCCTCCCACCGGGAGTATTTCCGCAGGGCCATGGCTACGGGAGGCTTCGCCTCCGGGGGATACCAGATCGGCACCATCACGCAGAGGCCCTCCATCAATTTCGGCCAGGCGTACTACGGCGCCTCGCCGGGCATCGAGGGCGTGATGTTCGCCGCCCTGGATCTGGCGTGGCTGGCGGGGGCGGCGGACCGGGTGCTCCTTCCTCCGGGCGGCCAGTTCGCCCTGGTGGATCGGGAGGGGCGGGCCCTGGCGCGCATCCCCGAAACCCAGGTCGGCGAGAGGCTCGCCCACGCTCCCTTCATCCAGCGGATGGCGGCGGAGGGAAGGACCGTCGCCGAGCGGACGGGCAAAGACGGCGTCCGCTGGCTCACCGCCCTCGCGAGGACGGGGGCGCGGATCGACGGAATCTACGCTGTGGTGGACATCCCGCTGCCCGCCGCGCTGGAGGAGGCGAACCGGGTCTTCCTGCGCAGCCTCCTGGCCCTGGGCTTCATCGCCCTCCTCGCCTTCGCGGCCGCTTGGGCCGGAGGGGAGTGGTTCGTCCGCCGGCCGATCGGCAGCCTCCTCGCCGGCGCCCGCCGCATGGCGGCGGGCGACCTGAAGGCGCGCACCGGGCTCCCCCACGAGGGCACCGAGCTGAACCGCCTGGCCGGGGCCTTCGACCGCATGGCTGATTCCCTTGAGGCGTCGGCAAAGGAGAACCAGCGGAACCAGGATATCGTCTTCCGATCCGAAAAACTCTCCACCATGGGGGTGCTGCTGGCGGGGGCGACCCATGAGATACTGAACCCGGCGAACATCATCGGCCTGCACGCCCAGCGGCTCATCCGGGACAACGCGGAGGGAAGCATGGAGCACAAGTCCGGCGAGGTCATGTGGGCGAGCGTCCAGCGGATCACCGACATCTGCGGCGGGCTTCGGCGCTTCTCCCGCGACGACGCGCCGAAATCCGAGCCGATCGCCCCCAGCCAGGTCGCGGACGACTGCCTCCAGCTCCTGGCGCACAAGCTCCGGCTGGCCAGCGTGCGGGTGGAGCGGGAGTTCGAGGACGGGGAGGCGAGGGTCCTGGGGGACCGGAACCGCTTCATGCAGATCTTCCTCAACCTCATCTCGAACGCCGTGGACGCCATGCCGGGGAGCGGCACCCTGACCGTCCGGACCTCCGTCGTGGAGGAGGAGGGGCGGCGCTGGTGGGAGGGCCGCTTCCTGGACACCGGCGCCGGCATTCCGGCCGAGGTCATGCTGAAGATCTTCGAGCCCTTCTTCACCACCAAGCCCGAGGACCAGGGGACGGGCCTGGGGCTTCCCGTCTCCCGCCAGATCGCCGAGGCCCACGGCGGCAGGCTGTGGGCCGAGAGCCCGCCGGGGATGGGAGCGGTCTTCGTGGTCCGGTTCCCGCTGGCGGAGGGTTAG
- a CDS encoding response regulator, which produces MRILVVDDEAFLREFLAEELARLGHEMVAASTAPEALAELEHLPPDLILLDLRMPGMDGVDALRKLRDRKARAPIIVLTARRNPETIAHAKSLGACEVLFKPVDLSQLFEIVKRKLGG; this is translated from the coding sequence GTGCGCATCCTGGTGGTGGACGACGAAGCCTTCCTCCGGGAGTTCCTCGCGGAGGAGCTCGCCCGGCTCGGCCATGAGATGGTGGCCGCCTCCACCGCTCCCGAGGCGCTGGCCGAACTCGAGCACCTGCCGCCGGACCTGATTCTCCTCGACCTCAGGATGCCCGGCATGGACGGGGTGGACGCCCTGCGGAAGCTGCGGGACCGGAAGGCCCGCGCCCCCATCATCGTCCTGACCGCCCGCCGCAACCCGGAGACGATCGCCCACGCCAAGAGCCTGGGCGCCTGCGAGGTGCTGTTCAAGCCCGTGGACCTGAGCCAGCTCTTCGAGATCGTGAAGCGGAAGCTGGGGGGCTAG
- a CDS encoding GNAT family N-acetyltransferase gives MIRQGNHNDIQAIRRLMEGEPGFWREDWSDDTLARGIEAARGLAFVWEEEENILGFACGHDLGFRGYLSELIVGRSARGRGIGRALVERIQEGLASRGCPTLIADVWRDAASFYGKLGWGPPDAVLLRKRLGGAA, from the coding sequence ATGATCCGGCAAGGAAATCATAACGACATCCAGGCGATCCGGAGATTGATGGAGGGAGAGCCCGGTTTTTGGCGGGAGGACTGGTCGGACGATACCCTCGCCCGGGGCATCGAGGCGGCGCGGGGGCTCGCCTTCGTCTGGGAGGAAGAAGAGAATATCCTCGGCTTCGCCTGCGGCCACGACTTGGGATTTCGGGGCTACCTGAGCGAACTCATCGTGGGGAGGAGCGCGAGGGGCCGGGGGATCGGAAGAGCACTCGTCGAGCGGATTCAGGAAGGGCTGGCCTCCCGCGGCTGCCCCACCCTCATCGCCGACGTCTGGCGCGACGCGGCTTCTTTCTATGGGAAGCTCGGCTGGGGGCCGCCCGACGCGGTGCTGCTCAGGAAGCGGCTCGGCGGCGCCGCCTAG
- a CDS encoding VOC family protein, giving the protein MRIVGGYHHIHLASPDPAGAAAWYVKHLGARITADADLRGARNVRLMVGEALLNIRASRAGERHAPAPANAHYGFNHICLAVDDLDEALRDAEAKGALFAEPLFHLPSGRGFFLEAPDGVLVEIFEPKKG; this is encoded by the coding sequence ATGCGCATCGTCGGCGGCTACCACCACATCCACCTCGCCAGCCCGGACCCGGCCGGGGCGGCGGCCTGGTACGTGAAGCACCTGGGCGCCCGCATCACCGCCGACGCCGACCTGCGCGGCGCCCGCAACGTCCGCCTCATGGTGGGGGAGGCCCTCCTCAACATCCGCGCCTCCCGCGCGGGCGAGCGCCACGCCCCCGCCCCGGCCAACGCCCACTACGGCTTCAACCACATCTGCCTGGCGGTGGACGACCTGGACGAGGCGCTGCGGGACGCGGAGGCGAAGGGAGCCCTCTTCGCCGAGCCTCTCTTCCACCTGCCCTCGGGCCGGGGGTTCTTCCTCGAGGCGCCGGACGGCGTCCTCGTCGAGATATTCGAGCCGAAGAAGGGCTGA
- a CDS encoding VOC family protein, which translates to MAVVGAFHHVHMISRDPDAVAQWFERWFGGQVVAEQHPGGARNLVMRIGDATLSVRTPRPPDGLTEADGPRPKGYGIHHFCFVVEDLKGLLAEMRKGGVNVLQEMPQHVSGKFAAFIEGPDKMPIELITA; encoded by the coding sequence ATGGCGGTTGTCGGCGCGTTTCATCACGTCCACATGATCAGCCGGGACCCAGACGCGGTGGCCCAGTGGTTCGAGCGCTGGTTCGGGGGCCAGGTGGTGGCCGAGCAGCACCCGGGCGGGGCGCGCAACCTCGTCATGCGCATCGGGGACGCCACCCTGAGCGTGCGCACCCCCCGGCCCCCGGACGGCCTCACCGAGGCGGACGGCCCCCGGCCCAAGGGCTACGGCATCCATCACTTCTGCTTCGTGGTGGAGGACCTCAAGGGCCTGCTCGCGGAGATGCGCAAGGGCGGGGTGAACGTGCTCCAGGAGATGCCCCAGCACGTGAGCGGCAAGTTCGCCGCCTTCATCGAGGGGCCGGACAAGATGCCCATCGAGCTCATCACGGCCTGA
- a CDS encoding NAD+ synthase has protein sequence MDGGYHVSRDGKKRIGDPAREVLAELELEERLTVDLLAGFLRDEVIKVGVRKLVLGLSGGIDSALSAFLAARAMGPGNVTGVVMPYRTSSPQSERDARAVAEASGIQLKIVDISPQVDAYFERFPDADRLRRGNKMARERMTILYDHSALLGALVVGTSNKTELMLGYGTLHGDMASAVNPIGDLFKTQVRQLARWIGVPAAVVDKAPSADLWVGQTDEQELGYTYEEADAVLYRMVDCRWGRSELLAAGFPENLVDGIRRLVQRSQYKRRLPLIAKISHRTIDRDFRYARDWGV, from the coding sequence ATGGATGGAGGGTACCACGTGAGCCGGGACGGGAAAAAGCGAATCGGGGACCCGGCGCGGGAGGTACTGGCCGAGCTCGAGCTCGAGGAGCGCCTCACGGTGGACCTCCTCGCGGGCTTCCTGCGCGACGAGGTGATCAAGGTCGGGGTGCGCAAGCTCGTGCTCGGCCTCTCGGGGGGGATCGACAGCGCCCTCTCGGCCTTCCTCGCGGCCCGTGCGATGGGTCCCGGGAACGTCACGGGCGTGGTCATGCCCTACCGGACCTCCAGCCCCCAGAGCGAAAGGGACGCCCGCGCCGTCGCCGAGGCCAGCGGCATCCAGCTCAAGATCGTGGACATCAGCCCCCAGGTGGACGCTTACTTCGAGCGCTTCCCGGACGCCGACCGCCTGCGCCGGGGCAACAAGATGGCCCGCGAGCGCATGACCATCCTCTACGACCACTCCGCCCTGCTCGGGGCGCTCGTGGTGGGCACCTCCAACAAGACCGAACTCATGCTCGGCTACGGCACCCTCCACGGCGACATGGCCAGCGCCGTGAATCCCATCGGCGACCTTTTCAAGACCCAGGTGCGCCAGCTCGCCCGCTGGATCGGCGTGCCGGCCGCGGTGGTGGACAAGGCGCCCAGCGCGGACCTCTGGGTCGGCCAGACCGACGAGCAGGAGCTCGGCTACACCTACGAAGAGGCCGACGCCGTCCTCTACCGCATGGTCGACTGCCGCTGGGGCCGCTCCGAGCTGCTCGCGGCCGGCTTCCCCGAGAACCTGGTGGACGGCATCCGGCGCCTCGTGCAGCGCAGCCAGTACAAGCGCCGGCTCCCGCTCATCGCCAAGATCAGCCACCGCACCATCGACCGCGACTTCCGCTACGCCCGCGACTGGGGGGTGTAG
- the bcp gene encoding thioredoxin-dependent thiol peroxidase — translation MALKEGSSAPDFKLKDGTERLHRLSQYRGRKVILYFYPKDDTPGCTVEARGFNACLKEIERKQAVVLGVSPDDAASHRRFCEKLSLGFPLLSDPEGKVAAKYGAYGEKTLYGRTFMGVYRTTYVIDEKGRIAKVFENVKVEGHCQAVLEAL, via the coding sequence ATGGCCCTCAAGGAAGGAAGCTCCGCACCAGACTTCAAGCTGAAGGACGGCACGGAGCGCCTGCATCGCCTTTCCCAGTACCGCGGCCGCAAGGTGATCCTCTACTTCTACCCCAAGGACGACACCCCCGGCTGCACCGTCGAGGCGCGGGGGTTCAACGCCTGCCTCAAGGAGATCGAGCGGAAGCAGGCCGTCGTGCTGGGCGTCAGCCCGGACGACGCGGCCAGTCACCGCAGGTTCTGCGAAAAGCTCTCCCTCGGTTTCCCCCTGCTCTCGGACCCCGAGGGCAAGGTGGCCGCGAAGTACGGCGCCTACGGCGAGAAGACCCTCTACGGGCGCACCTTCATGGGCGTCTACCGCACCACCTACGTCATCGATGAAAAGGGCCGCATCGCGAAGGTCTTCGAGAACGTGAAGGTCGAGGGCCACTGCCAGGCGGTGCTCGAGGCCCTCTGA
- a CDS encoding OsmC family protein, whose translation MSIRPKELPEKTDNWAEADFKGHAKSVVTVKSGHTLVVDEPKRLGGTDEGPSPTGYLAVSLAGCTAVILERCAKDAKLEVESLRVKSTIVYSPRGIAGEEGYPAQPTEAASEVWLRIQATPAQVEALKKDYFRRCPVYNLFKASGCKMTDIWRVNE comes from the coding sequence ATGTCGATCCGACCGAAGGAGCTTCCCGAAAAGACGGACAACTGGGCCGAGGCCGACTTCAAGGGCCACGCCAAGAGCGTCGTGACGGTCAAGAGCGGCCACACCCTCGTCGTGGACGAGCCGAAGCGGCTCGGCGGCACGGACGAGGGGCCCTCCCCGACGGGCTACCTCGCCGTCTCCCTGGCCGGCTGCACGGCGGTCATCCTGGAGCGCTGCGCCAAGGACGCCAAGCTCGAGGTCGAGTCGCTCCGCGTGAAGTCCACCATCGTCTACAGCCCGCGCGGCATCGCCGGGGAGGAGGGCTACCCCGCCCAGCCCACCGAGGCGGCGAGCGAGGTGTGGCTCCGCATCCAGGCCACCCCGGCCCAGGTGGAGGCGCTCAAGAAGGATTACTTCCGCCGCTGCCCCGTCTATAACCTGTTCAAGGCCTCCGGCTGCAAGATGACGGACATCTGGCGCGTGAACGAGTAG
- a CDS encoding c-type cytochrome: protein MRKFIRTAFLWGGFVLGAALAAAPTAGQHAPHGSSPLPKAPAPEEPPIRRTMEELHKSGGVPSGWKFQVPPGDAKAGREAFENFECYACHNVQGEKFPRRDPKPAEKGPDLTGMGANHPAEYLFESILHPNRVIVSDPGFTAKDGLSIMPSYNLALTLEDAVNLTAYLMSLTGGGHPSGGGHGGGHSQGGGQVQAAAPPAAPDGAAKGPFTEFQVRGGKLASGPKVLRVKQGDAVRLRFHADKETQIHLHGYNVERKAGPGAPAEMVFRARAAGRFPAEAHAGSDGGGHGHGAAATLFHLEVHPR from the coding sequence ATGCGAAAGTTCATCCGCACCGCCTTCCTCTGGGGAGGGTTCGTCCTGGGCGCGGCTCTCGCGGCGGCTCCCACCGCCGGCCAGCACGCCCCGCATGGTTCGAGCCCGCTGCCCAAGGCCCCCGCCCCGGAGGAGCCTCCCATCCGCAGGACCATGGAGGAGCTCCACAAGAGCGGGGGGGTGCCCTCCGGCTGGAAGTTCCAGGTCCCGCCCGGGGACGCCAAGGCGGGGCGCGAGGCCTTCGAGAATTTCGAGTGCTATGCCTGCCACAACGTGCAGGGGGAGAAGTTCCCCCGGCGCGATCCCAAGCCCGCCGAGAAGGGCCCCGACCTCACCGGGATGGGGGCGAACCACCCGGCGGAGTACCTCTTCGAGTCCATCCTCCATCCCAACCGGGTCATCGTGAGCGACCCGGGCTTCACCGCGAAGGACGGCCTCTCCATCATGCCGAGCTACAACCTGGCGCTCACCCTCGAGGACGCCGTGAACCTCACGGCCTATCTCATGAGCCTGACGGGCGGCGGGCACCCCTCCGGGGGCGGGCACGGCGGCGGCCATTCGCAGGGCGGCGGGCAGGTGCAGGCCGCCGCGCCTCCGGCCGCGCCGGACGGGGCGGCGAAGGGGCCCTTCACGGAATTCCAGGTGAGGGGCGGCAAGCTGGCCTCGGGGCCCAAGGTCCTGCGGGTGAAGCAGGGCGACGCCGTGCGCCTGCGCTTCCACGCGGATAAGGAGACGCAAATCCACCTGCACGGCTACAACGTCGAGCGCAAGGCCGGGCCGGGCGCCCCGGCGGAGATGGTGTTCCGCGCCCGGGCGGCGGGGCGCTTCCCGGCCGAGGCGCACGCCGGGAGCGATGGCGGCGGCCACGGCCACGGCGCCGCCGCCACGCTGTTCCATCTCGAGGTGCATCCGCGCTGA
- a CDS encoding HigA family addiction module antidote protein: protein MPMYDPPHPGGFVRHECLEPLGLTVTEGAKVLGVTRQALNNLVNGKSGISPEMAIRLSKAFGSTPEVWLGMQMDYDLWHAKQRARKIKVKRVA, encoded by the coding sequence ATGCCCATGTACGATCCGCCTCATCCCGGTGGATTTGTCCGGCATGAGTGTTTGGAGCCCCTCGGCCTCACCGTCACCGAGGGGGCGAAGGTCCTCGGGGTGACCCGCCAGGCCCTGAACAACCTGGTCAACGGCAAGTCCGGCATCTCGCCCGAGATGGCCATCCGGCTCTCCAAGGCCTTCGGCAGCACCCCGGAAGTCTGGCTGGGCATGCAGATGGATTACGACCTCTGGCACGCCAAGCAGCGCGCCCGCAAGATCAAGGTCAAGCGGGTGGCGTAG
- a CDS encoding DUF2939 domain-containing protein: protein MSLRRTVPLLIAGIIFTAAALVYLSPYAAVTRMERAVREKDAAALSRYVNFPALRENLKSQAGAVLGQAEEKGRDDFIAPFLLSLAARLTGLTVDALVTPEGLELWLRHWTPERTEEVEASRRHESPDRFAVRVRERARPGREIVLVLRRDGLVSWRLSEVRLPKR from the coding sequence ATGTCCCTCCGCAGGACGGTCCCGCTCCTCATCGCCGGAATCATCTTCACCGCCGCCGCGCTCGTCTATCTCTCGCCCTACGCCGCCGTCACCCGGATGGAGCGCGCCGTCCGGGAGAAGGACGCGGCCGCGCTCTCCCGCTACGTGAACTTCCCCGCGCTGCGCGAGAACCTGAAGTCCCAGGCCGGGGCAGTCCTGGGCCAGGCCGAAGAGAAGGGACGGGACGACTTCATCGCCCCCTTCCTGTTGTCGCTGGCGGCGCGCCTGACGGGCCTCACGGTGGACGCCCTGGTCACCCCCGAGGGCCTGGAACTCTGGCTGCGCCACTGGACGCCCGAGCGGACCGAGGAGGTGGAGGCCTCCAGGCGCCACGAGAGCCCGGACCGCTTCGCCGTGCGCGTCCGGGAGAGGGCGCGGCCCGGCCGGGAGATTGTCCTGGTCTTGCGGCGGGACGGGCTGGTGTCCTGGCGACTCTCCGAGGTGCGGCTGCCGAAAAGGTGA
- a CDS encoding Fic family protein, whose translation MKILPGLARLAYIANFLCKFSLFYLHCHGFGLNYRGKFTSLAGGKGKQLKRPNTGVGFRGGRYIRQPAGYSAFIPSPLPPTPPLRLENELQLLLSKADRALARLDGVGSILPDPERFISAYGLKEALLSSQIEGTQASLTDVLEAEVVEPTRERRMDVMEVVNYTRALRYGLERVKTLPLSLRLICEIHGLLLEGVRGSGSGRGEFRRSQNWIGPEGCTLAEAAYVPPPVHEMKEALHDFEGYIRENQSDPPLIRCALAHAQFETIHPFIDGNGRMGRLLIAFMLCQQNVLERPLLYLSYYFKRKRDEYYRMLMVTREQGDWEGWVRFFLDGVVETAEQAAMTARAIVRMRQDHEKMLSLPRLKSKHSLPLLQFLFERPIVTAPLVANMLKVSHQTAIELCRRFAESGLLRELPGRKRNRSFVYQPYLEILREGTDPIRSARPSQA comes from the coding sequence ATGAAGATCCTTCCCGGGTTGGCTCGACTTGCTTACATAGCCAATTTCTTATGTAAGTTTTCTCTGTTTTATTTACATTGTCACGGATTTGGGCTAAATTATCGAGGGAAATTTACATCTTTGGCGGGTGGGAAAGGAAAGCAATTGAAGCGGCCCAACACAGGCGTGGGATTTCGGGGGGGACGTTATATCCGGCAACCCGCCGGATATAGCGCATTTATTCCTTCTCCTCTTCCTCCGACGCCGCCGCTTCGCCTAGAAAATGAACTGCAACTTTTATTGTCTAAGGCTGACCGGGCACTGGCAAGGTTGGATGGCGTGGGCTCGATTCTGCCAGACCCGGAGCGGTTCATCTCAGCATATGGCTTGAAGGAAGCGCTGCTAAGTTCTCAGATTGAGGGGACCCAAGCTTCCTTGACAGATGTGCTGGAAGCGGAAGTCGTAGAGCCAACCCGCGAACGAAGAATGGACGTAATGGAGGTGGTCAATTACACACGGGCTCTCCGTTATGGATTGGAGAGGGTGAAAACCCTTCCGCTATCGCTTAGGCTGATATGCGAGATTCATGGCCTCCTTTTGGAGGGAGTCCGGGGTTCGGGCAGCGGTCGAGGCGAATTCCGGCGGAGCCAGAATTGGATTGGACCAGAAGGATGCACACTCGCAGAAGCAGCATATGTGCCCCCCCCAGTTCATGAGATGAAAGAGGCTCTTCATGATTTCGAGGGATACATCCGTGAAAATCAATCCGATCCACCCCTCATTCGTTGCGCCCTTGCACATGCCCAGTTTGAGACGATCCATCCATTTATCGATGGGAACGGTCGCATGGGTCGTCTCTTAATCGCGTTCATGCTGTGTCAACAAAATGTCCTGGAACGGCCTCTCTTGTACCTAAGTTATTATTTTAAACGGAAACGGGATGAGTATTACCGGATGCTTATGGTCACAAGAGAGCAGGGCGACTGGGAGGGATGGGTACGTTTCTTCCTTGATGGTGTTGTGGAAACCGCAGAGCAAGCGGCCATGACAGCCAGGGCAATCGTCCGCATGAGGCAAGACCATGAAAAAATGCTTTCCTTGCCCCGGCTCAAGAGCAAGCATTCTTTGCCGCTTCTTCAGTTCTTGTTCGAGAGGCCGATCGTTACGGCTCCTCTGGTTGCTAACATGCTTAAAGTCTCTCATCAAACGGCGATAGAACTGTGCAGGCGGTTCGCCGAATCAGGATTGCTGCGGGAATTGCCGGGTCGAAAGCGTAATCGCTCTTTTGTATATCAACCCTACTTGGAGATCTTGCGAGAAGGCACCGATCCCATTCGTTCGGCGCGGCCTTCTCAGGCATGA
- a CDS encoding cupin domain-containing protein, with translation MHIHPDLPHLKEGAAAAHTPASAAWVDGRNASIGYLRMAAGTFSNPHFHDEEQFLYITKGRARVAVEGEVAEAGPGALLHFPPRAVHEVMALGEPLEFVLSLNPARAGGKVSAYEATGEKARSLLRG, from the coding sequence ATGCACATCCATCCCGACCTGCCCCATCTCAAGGAAGGCGCCGCCGCCGCGCACACCCCCGCCTCCGCCGCCTGGGTGGACGGCCGCAACGCGAGCATCGGCTACCTCCGCATGGCCGCCGGCACTTTCTCGAACCCCCACTTCCACGACGAGGAGCAGTTCCTCTACATCACGAAGGGGAGGGCGCGCGTCGCGGTGGAGGGGGAGGTGGCGGAGGCGGGCCCTGGGGCCCTCCTCCATTTCCCGCCCCGGGCGGTGCACGAGGTGATGGCGCTCGGGGAGCCGCTGGAGTTCGTCCTCTCCCTCAACCCGGCCCGCGCGGGCGGCAAGGTGAGCGCTTACGAGGCCACGGGGGAGAAGGCCAGGAGCCTGCTGCGGGGGTAA
- a CDS encoding tetratricopeptide repeat protein, which yields MRLAALALSLLLSLALAIPAQAYDPARHPAPNPQGASYDQGRLMLQAGEWERAAVLFRRAVDENRMDHRAWTLLGYSLRQQGRHREALAAYDQALRINPVYAEALEYRGIAHAALGNLGLARHDHARLVHLGSPLAEDLARAIAGAGQKN from the coding sequence ATGAGGCTCGCAGCGCTCGCACTTTCGCTCCTGCTCTCCCTGGCCTTGGCCATCCCCGCCCAGGCCTACGACCCCGCCCGCCATCCCGCGCCGAACCCGCAGGGCGCCTCCTACGACCAGGGCCGCCTCATGCTCCAGGCCGGGGAGTGGGAGCGGGCGGCCGTCCTCTTCCGCCGGGCCGTGGACGAGAACCGCATGGACCACCGCGCCTGGACCCTGCTGGGCTACAGCCTGCGCCAGCAGGGCCGCCACCGGGAGGCCCTCGCCGCCTACGACCAGGCGCTCCGGATCAACCCCGTCTACGCCGAGGCCCTGGAGTACCGGGGCATCGCCCACGCCGCGCTCGGAAACCTCGGCCTCGCCCGGCACGACCACGCGCGCCTCGTGCACCTGGGCTCGCCCCTGGCCGAGGACCTGGCGCGGGCCATCGCGGGGGCGGGGCAGAAGAACTGA
- a CDS encoding methylated-DNA--[protein]-cysteine S-methyltransferase, giving the protein MLREDEAEGGEDGSPLAKKARREIAEYLAGRRRAFTVRADLSACTPFVRAVLREAARIPYGGTRSYGWIAQKIGRPGAARAVGQAMGRNPVPLVVPUHRVVAGSGGLGGFARGKRLTGLKAALLELEESEGRR; this is encoded by the coding sequence ATGCTCCGCGAGGACGAGGCGGAGGGCGGGGAGGACGGCTCCCCCCTGGCGAAGAAGGCCCGGCGGGAGATCGCCGAGTACCTGGCCGGCAGGCGCCGCGCCTTCACCGTGCGGGCCGACCTCTCGGCCTGCACCCCCTTCGTCCGGGCCGTGCTGCGCGAGGCCGCCCGCATCCCCTACGGCGGGACGCGCTCCTACGGCTGGATCGCCCAGAAGATCGGCAGGCCCGGCGCCGCCCGCGCCGTGGGCCAGGCCATGGGCCGCAACCCCGTGCCCCTCGTCGTGCCCTGACACCGCGTCGTCGCGGGCTCGGGCGGGCTCGGGGGATTCGCGAGAGGGAAGAGGCTCACGGGGCTCAAGGCCGCGCTGCTGGAGTTGGAAGAAAGTGAGGGGCGGCGCTAG